Proteins from one Desulfonema limicola genomic window:
- a CDS encoding bifunctional folylpolyglutamate synthase/dihydrofolate synthase → MTSKKYYKECLETMFGLHRFGIKLGLETIGNILSSIGNPHKKLKTIHIAGTNGKGSVASALSTILSLAGYKTGLYTSPHLVHFNERICINNIPVSDDDIVEAYDAVKNVPDGEREPTFFEAATAMAFYTFAKHNVQWAVIETGMGGRLDATNIISPNLSIITNISLEHQEYLGDTIAMIAREKGGIIKQGIPVITGDKQEDVISILKDIAGRLNAPFYSIGNDFNIDDKFTYSGINNTWDNIKTGLAGKHQIENAALVLAACEVLNLKDTAIDHEKIRQGLIDNHWPGRLEIVSRSPLVIIDGAHNLAAAKKLGIYLSEELQNFEITLIIGILADKPYKDILQYLLPACKKVILTQPKTGRAIPVETLYPAAKAIIDNIDIIPDVDKAVIHAVIHASPKEAICIAGSLYVAGEAKEIIEKKRELFN, encoded by the coding sequence ATGACATCAAAAAAATATTACAAAGAATGTCTTGAGACCATGTTTGGTCTTCACAGGTTTGGAATAAAGCTGGGACTTGAAACCATTGGAAACATTCTTTCTTCTATTGGCAATCCCCACAAAAAATTAAAAACAATCCATATTGCAGGCACAAACGGAAAAGGCTCTGTTGCATCGGCTCTTTCAACAATTCTCAGTCTGGCAGGATATAAAACAGGTCTTTACACATCTCCCCATCTTGTACATTTTAATGAAAGAATCTGCATAAACAATATCCCTGTATCAGATGATGATATTGTTGAAGCTTATGATGCTGTAAAAAACGTTCCTGATGGTGAACGGGAACCAACTTTTTTTGAGGCTGCCACAGCTATGGCATTTTACACATTTGCCAAACATAATGTTCAATGGGCTGTTATTGAAACTGGAATGGGAGGCCGTCTGGATGCAACCAATATTATATCTCCCAATCTTTCAATTATAACCAATATATCTCTTGAACATCAGGAATATCTTGGAGATACCATTGCCATGATTGCCAGGGAAAAAGGCGGCATTATAAAGCAGGGCATTCCAGTAATTACCGGTGACAAACAAGAGGATGTAATTTCAATACTTAAGGATATTGCAGGCAGGCTTAATGCTCCTTTTTACAGTATTGGCAATGATTTTAACATAGATGATAAGTTTACATATTCAGGCATCAATAATACCTGGGACAATATAAAAACAGGCCTGGCTGGAAAACATCAAATAGAAAATGCAGCTCTTGTCCTGGCAGCCTGTGAGGTCTTAAACCTGAAAGATACAGCCATTGATCATGAAAAAATAAGACAGGGGCTGATTGATAACCATTGGCCTGGTCGTCTTGAAATTGTTTCAAGGTCTCCTCTGGTAATTATAGACGGCGCTCACAACCTGGCAGCAGCAAAAAAGCTGGGAATTTATTTATCAGAAGAACTTCAAAATTTTGAAATTACACTTATTATAGGCATACTTGCTGACAAACCTTATAAGGATATTTTACAATATCTTCTCCCTGCATGTAAAAAGGTAATCCTGACCCAGCCAAAAACAGGGCGCGCTATTCCGGTTGAAACCCTTTATCCTGCTGCAAAAGCAATTATTGATAATATTGATATTATTCCAGATGTTGATAAAGCTGTTATCCATGCTGTTATCCATGCATCACCCAAAGAAGCCATCTGTATTGCAGGTTCTCTTTATGTAGCAGGAGAAGCTAAAGAAATCATTGAAAAAAAGAGGGAACTT
- the rpsU gene encoding 30S ribosomal protein S21 encodes MKAIEVRVIDNDLEKAMRILKKKIQNDGLFKRLKLKKSYEKPSEHRRRKQREALRRQRIAASRRRYSR; translated from the coding sequence TTGAAAGCTATTGAAGTTAGAGTTATTGATAACGACCTTGAAAAAGCCATGCGTATCTTGAAAAAGAAAATTCAAAATGACGGGCTTTTTAAAAGGCTCAAGTTAAAAAAAAGCTATGAAAAACCGAGCGAGCACAGGCGACGCAAACAGCGTGAAGCCCTCAGACGTCAAAGGATTGCAGCATCCAGACGCCGTTACAGCCGTTAA